One region of Thunnus albacares chromosome 8, fThuAlb1.1, whole genome shotgun sequence genomic DNA includes:
- the tcaim gene encoding T-cell activation inhibitor, mitochondrial isoform X4 — protein MKLTFYVRDTKDSSDVSPDLLTSGFRSVSFTLHTNDVLSTVMNVLKSCSLPMEHMKGLKANAEASKHPAEAGVPFYRPIKWDKSYYTFTGFRDPEQELQQAKRVEPTLNLWLRNNEPEATKKHSASLPRREELHRLKKELGLKFHLADIRWQRSWGVAHRCCQLQSLSRLSQQNPEALNNLQGHIVVFSDQSGMNASGHVMLGTMDVHHQWTKLFEQLPSYRSLQQQTEWLKERISLLLGGTQVVHVERLGPVQPIAEHYSTLNTFHKSLLSRRLRLHPRSLQGLTMMLENDRSSPSLHEMGHFIIPTNCDPPKLQAFLQSHAPKARQRTHRKNQLEAEEEAVIKLCLHSLSLRSLSKEPSVSSSQMILCCKRLVEQRSPLMQGLHICVSHFYSVMQDGDLCVPWDWKS, from the exons CTCACCTCAG GGTTCCGTTCAGTGAGTTTCACCCTGCACACAAACGATGTTTTGAGCACGGTGATGAATGTGTTGAAGTCCTGCAGCCTGCCCATGGAGCACATGAAGGGACTGAAAGCCAATGCAGAAGCATCTAAACATCCAGCTGAGGCAGGCGTTCCTTTCTACAGACCCATCAAATGGGATAAGAGTTACTACACCTTCACTGGCTTCAGAGACCCTGagcaggagctgcagcaggCCAAGAGAGTAGAGCCTACACTCAA TTTGTGGCTAAGAAACAACGAGCCTGAGGCAACGAAGAAGCATAGTGCTAGTCTCCCTCGGAGAGAAGAGTTACACAGACTGAAGAAGGAACTAGGCCTCAAATTTCACCTGGCTGACATCAG GTGGCAGCGCAGCTGGGGAGTGGCCCACAGGTGCTGTCAGCTTCAGAGTCTGAGCCGGCTGTCTCAGCAGAACCCTGAGGCCCTGAACAACCTACAAG GACACATTGTTGTGTTTAGTGACCAGTCAGGGATGAACGCTTCAGGACACGTCATGCTGGGAACCATGGATGTTCATCATCAGTGGACCAAA CTGTTTGAGCAGCTTCCCAGCTATCGTAgcctgcagcagcagacagagtgGCTGAAGGAGAGGATCAGCCTCCTCCTTGGTGGGACTCAGGTAGTCCACGTGGAGAGGCTGGGACCAGTCCAGCCCATCGCTGAACATTACAGCACCCTCAACACCTTCCACAAGAGTCTGTTGTCCCGACGGCTTCGTCTGCACCCCAGGAGCCTGCAGGGGCTCACCATGATGTTGGAGAA TGACCGCTCTTCCCCCAGTCTTCATGAGATGGGCCACTTCATTATCCCCACCAACTGTGACCCTCCCAAGCTGCAGGCCTTCCTCCAGAGCCATGCCCCCAAAGCCAGACAACGCACCCACCGCAAAAACCA GCtggaggctgaggaggaggctGTGATCAAGCTGTGTCTCCACAGTCTGTCTCTGAGGAGTCTGTCCAAGGAGCCCAGTGTCAGCTCCAGCCAGATGATCCTGTGCTGTAAAAGGCTGGTTGAACAGCGCTCGCCCCTCATGCAGGGCCTCCACATCTGTGTTTCTCACTTCTACTCAGTCATGCAGGATGGGGACCTGTGTGTCCCCTGGGACTGGAAGAGCTGA